Proteins co-encoded in one Kutzneria chonburiensis genomic window:
- a CDS encoding SDR family oxidoreductase, producing the protein MTSRPTALITGASRGIGAAVAAALAPTHDLLLGGRDVEALKTLAARFPSATPWTVELSDADAVASAAAAIDRLDVLVHSAGVATLGPLAETSVDVWRTTMEVNVVAVAELTRLLLPALRAAAGQVVLINSGAGLHANPNWGAYAASKFALRAYADVLRAEEPALRVTTVYPGRTATDMQRSVRESEGGEFNANDYLAPESVAQAVTFALLAPPDAHINDVNVRSRPH; encoded by the coding sequence ATGACGTCTCGACCGACCGCCCTGATCACCGGCGCCTCCCGCGGCATCGGCGCCGCCGTGGCCGCCGCCCTCGCCCCCACCCACGACCTCCTGCTCGGTGGCCGCGACGTCGAGGCCCTCAAGACTTTGGCCGCCCGGTTCCCCTCGGCCACCCCGTGGACCGTCGAGCTCTCCGACGCGGACGCCGTCGCTTCCGCCGCGGCCGCCATCGATCGGCTCGACGTCCTGGTGCACAGCGCCGGCGTCGCCACCCTCGGCCCGCTCGCTGAGACCTCTGTCGACGTGTGGCGGACCACCATGGAGGTCAACGTCGTCGCTGTCGCCGAGCTGACCCGCCTCCTGCTGCCCGCCCTACGCGCCGCCGCCGGCCAGGTCGTCCTGATCAACTCCGGCGCCGGTCTGCACGCCAACCCCAATTGGGGCGCTTACGCCGCCAGCAAGTTCGCCCTGCGCGCCTACGCCGACGTCCTTCGCGCCGAGGAGCCCGCGCTCCGCGTCACCACCGTCTACCCCGGCCGCACCGCCACCGACATGCAGCGATCGGTCCGCGAGAGCGAGGGCGGCGAGTTCAACGCCAACGACTACCTTGCCCCCGAGTCCGTGGCCCAGGCCGTCACCTTCGCCCTGCTCGCGCCCCCGGACGCGCACATCAACGACGTCAACGTGCGCTCCCGCCCGCACTAG
- a CDS encoding amidohydrolase has protein sequence MVSAFRLHAPVVLPCDASCSVVRDAVVDVAADGRLGYVGPASNAPALSDGVPVRELSGILLPGLINTHAHSPMTVLRGMGGDLPLMSWLQEVIWPAEGRLDGDDVRAGMRLGAVEMLRHGVTTSVEMYFYGEQMVEAVLEAGSRMVLTPAVIAAPGWDRLGSWLHMTDQISAWIDADGLRFGPGERIELGYGPHSAYTLPAEALPVIAAEAKQRGALLHIHVAESLAEDAHLRDAHGSVPLLLNSLGVFGGRVITAHSVHLSDVDIQLYAANGVGVGHCPGSNAKLASGTARLLDLRRHGVNVGLGTDGPASNDDLDLWEEIRLSALLARLSSADAAAVTAAQALLMATRGGAAAIGRDDLGTLAPGCWADLVHVDLDDPAFAAGLDVPNAQLLSNLVWAAGSRRVRDVWVAGAEVVAAGESTQVDRTAAAAEVRKVTQRLVADA, from the coding sequence ATGGTTTCGGCTTTCCGGCTACACGCCCCGGTCGTGCTGCCCTGTGACGCGTCCTGCTCGGTCGTTCGCGACGCCGTCGTCGACGTCGCCGCCGACGGCCGGCTCGGCTACGTCGGCCCCGCGTCGAACGCGCCGGCGCTGTCCGACGGCGTGCCGGTGCGGGAGCTGTCCGGCATCCTGCTGCCCGGCTTGATCAACACGCATGCGCACAGCCCGATGACCGTGCTCCGCGGCATGGGCGGCGACCTGCCGCTGATGTCGTGGCTGCAGGAGGTCATCTGGCCGGCCGAGGGCCGCCTCGACGGCGACGACGTGCGGGCCGGCATGCGGCTCGGGGCCGTCGAGATGCTGCGGCACGGCGTCACCACCAGCGTCGAGATGTACTTCTACGGCGAGCAGATGGTCGAGGCCGTGCTCGAGGCCGGGTCCCGCATGGTGCTCACCCCGGCCGTGATTGCCGCCCCCGGCTGGGACCGGCTCGGCAGCTGGCTGCACATGACCGACCAGATCAGCGCGTGGATCGACGCCGACGGCCTGCGTTTCGGTCCCGGCGAACGGATCGAGCTCGGCTACGGGCCGCATTCCGCCTATACCCTGCCGGCCGAGGCCCTGCCCGTCATCGCCGCCGAGGCCAAGCAGCGTGGGGCCCTGCTGCACATCCACGTCGCGGAGTCGCTGGCCGAGGACGCCCACCTGCGCGACGCCCACGGCTCCGTTCCCTTGCTGCTCAACTCCTTGGGCGTCTTCGGCGGTCGCGTGATCACCGCCCACTCGGTTCATCTGTCCGATGTGGACATTCAGCTCTACGCCGCGAACGGCGTCGGCGTCGGGCACTGCCCCGGCTCCAACGCCAAGCTCGCCTCCGGCACCGCCCGGCTGCTCGACCTTCGCCGCCACGGCGTGAATGTCGGTCTCGGCACCGACGGTCCGGCTTCGAACGACGACCTCGACCTGTGGGAGGAGATCCGCCTCTCCGCCCTGCTCGCCCGTCTCAGCTCGGCCGACGCCGCTGCTGTCACCGCCGCCCAGGCCCTGCTCATGGCCACCCGTGGCGGTGCCGCCGCCATCGGCCGTGACGACCTCGGCACCCTCGCCCCCGGCTGTTGGGCCGACCTCGTGCATGTCGACCTCGACGACCCCGCCTTCGCCGCCGGCCTCGACGTCCCCAACGCCCAGTTGCTGTCCAACCTCGTCTGGGCCGCCGGCTCCCGCCGCGTCCGTGACGTCTGGGTGGCCGGTGCCGAGGTCGTCGCCGCCGGCGAGTCCACCCAGGTCGACCGGACCGCCGCGGCGGCCGAGGTCCGCAAGGTCACCCAGCGGCTGGTGGCCGACGCCTAA
- a CDS encoding DNA-processing protein DprA, with protein MVDNLEQAALLLALRHSDRGWGPVTSAVEDAGSALDILDVLLAPSTPTLDHVDRDVDTDLKLVAAEIDSWRAEGIRLVTVLDEEFPVQLLLVHQRPPFLTYRGVLDGEDVTAVSVVGSRQASAAGLRRARAVASTLANNGFTVMSGLAAGIDTAAHRAAIDAGTRTVAVVGTGLRHCYPAENRDLHGEIARTGAVLSQFWPDAGPAKHQFPMRNAVMSGCSIATVVVEAGEHSGARIQARIAVEHGRHVFLLPEVLANQWAVDLARRPNTTVLDGPEHLLRVLGELTAELVQL; from the coding sequence GTGGTGGACAACCTCGAGCAAGCGGCCCTCTTGCTTGCGTTGCGGCACAGCGACCGAGGATGGGGCCCCGTTACCTCTGCCGTCGAGGACGCCGGGTCGGCGCTGGACATTCTCGACGTCCTGCTCGCCCCGAGCACGCCAACCCTGGACCACGTCGACCGTGATGTGGACACCGACCTGAAACTCGTCGCCGCGGAGATCGACAGCTGGCGCGCGGAGGGCATCCGGCTGGTCACGGTCTTGGACGAGGAGTTTCCGGTCCAGCTGTTGCTCGTGCACCAACGGCCGCCGTTCCTGACCTACCGCGGCGTTCTCGACGGCGAGGACGTCACTGCCGTCTCCGTTGTCGGCAGCAGGCAGGCGAGCGCGGCCGGGCTACGTCGGGCCAGGGCCGTTGCCAGCACATTGGCCAACAACGGTTTCACGGTGATGAGCGGCCTCGCCGCCGGCATCGACACCGCCGCACATCGAGCCGCCATCGACGCCGGCACGCGCACCGTCGCCGTGGTCGGGACCGGCCTGCGGCACTGCTATCCCGCCGAGAATCGGGACCTGCACGGCGAAATAGCCCGAACCGGTGCAGTGCTGTCCCAGTTCTGGCCTGACGCCGGACCGGCGAAACATCAGTTCCCGATGCGCAACGCCGTCATGAGCGGATGCAGCATCGCCACCGTAGTTGTCGAGGCAGGCGAACACAGCGGAGCACGGATTCAGGCCCGGATCGCCGTCGAGCACGGCCGACACGTCTTCCTACTGCCCGAGGTGCTGGCCAACCAGTGGGCGGTCGACCTGGCCCGGCGGCCGAACACGACCGTGCTGGACGGGCCGGAGCACCTGCTCCGCGTGCTCGGCGAGCTGACCGCGGAGCTGGTCCAGCTCTGA
- a CDS encoding GDSL-type esterase/lipase family protein yields MREVWLDPDDPQLSWDGLVDLRRAGDWWQPWRLPADRIPTARLSELARMPAGVRVGMRTDARLLSVPLFGDPDYSTPVDVLVDGQLAHRMAVRPGEQTLTVALPGQPANVDVWLPNYGRTKVGRLRLAAHSMVRPMSRTGPHWVAYGSALTQCRLVDGPSQTWPAELARRHGWRLTCLGFSGECHLDPVVAQTIREQRPDLVTLCVGVDIHHAASFSRRTLGPALTGFLDVLTDQPVVVITPPLAPAREQQVNAVGLTLADIRGLVAEAADGVSVIDGRDLVYADLLLDGLHLGPDGYQSLAERISPLLAAELGQKPAAAYSA; encoded by the coding sequence GTGCGTGAGGTGTGGCTCGACCCGGACGACCCGCAGCTGAGCTGGGACGGCCTGGTCGACCTTCGACGCGCGGGCGACTGGTGGCAGCCGTGGCGCCTGCCGGCGGACCGGATCCCGACGGCGCGGCTCAGTGAACTGGCCCGGATGCCGGCGGGAGTGCGGGTGGGCATGCGCACGGACGCTCGCCTGTTATCGGTGCCGCTGTTCGGCGACCCGGACTACTCGACGCCGGTGGACGTGCTGGTGGACGGCCAGCTGGCGCACCGGATGGCGGTTCGTCCGGGCGAGCAGACGCTGACGGTGGCGCTGCCGGGGCAGCCGGCCAACGTGGACGTGTGGCTGCCCAACTACGGGCGCACGAAGGTCGGTCGGCTGCGTTTGGCGGCGCACAGCATGGTCCGGCCGATGAGCCGTACGGGCCCGCACTGGGTGGCTTACGGCAGCGCGCTCACGCAGTGCCGGCTGGTCGATGGCCCGAGTCAGACGTGGCCGGCGGAATTGGCCCGCCGGCACGGCTGGCGGCTGACCTGCCTGGGCTTCTCCGGCGAGTGCCACCTCGATCCCGTTGTCGCGCAGACGATCCGTGAGCAGCGGCCAGACCTGGTGACGTTGTGCGTCGGCGTGGACATCCACCACGCGGCGAGTTTCAGCCGGCGGACACTGGGCCCGGCGCTGACCGGATTCCTGGACGTGCTGACGGATCAGCCGGTCGTGGTGATCACGCCGCCGCTGGCACCGGCCCGTGAGCAGCAGGTCAATGCCGTCGGACTGACGCTGGCCGACATCCGTGGCCTGGTGGCGGAAGCGGCCGACGGCGTGAGCGTGATCGACGGACGGGACTTGGTCTACGCGGATCTCCTGCTGGACGGCCTGCATCTCGGTCCGGACGGCTACCAGTCGCTGGCCGAGCGGATCTCGCCGTTGCTGGCGGCGGAGCTGGGTCAGAAGCCGGCGGCGGCGTACTCGGCGTAG
- a CDS encoding DMT family transporter — protein MPTKYRALTAVLTTVLLWASAFVVIRAVGEDLSPGSLAFARLAVGTVALAVVALRYRRPLPRGRALAFVIGYGVLWFAGYTVVLNWAERHLDAGTAALLVNVAPILVAVVAGFVFREGFPRPVMIGMLVAFTGVLVIALGGDGGGVVDTLGIVLGLITAVLYAAGVLMQKVALRSVDAVTATWVGCAAGLVATLPFAPQAVVELAHAPCGAIAGVVFLGIGPTAIAFTTWAYALARTDAGRMAATTLCVPGIAVLVSWVTLGEVPTALGLLGGALCLAGVAISRRKPKPQVVETPAVQEACETAA, from the coding sequence ATGCCAACCAAGTACCGCGCCCTGACCGCCGTGCTGACGACCGTGCTGCTCTGGGCATCAGCCTTCGTGGTGATCCGCGCCGTCGGCGAGGACCTGTCACCGGGCTCGCTGGCCTTCGCGCGGTTGGCCGTCGGCACGGTCGCGCTGGCGGTCGTGGCCCTGCGCTACCGCCGCCCGCTGCCTCGCGGACGGGCGCTGGCCTTCGTGATCGGCTACGGCGTGCTGTGGTTCGCCGGCTACACGGTCGTCCTCAACTGGGCGGAACGGCACCTCGACGCCGGCACGGCCGCGCTGCTGGTCAACGTCGCGCCGATCCTGGTCGCGGTGGTCGCCGGCTTCGTGTTCCGCGAGGGCTTCCCACGACCGGTCATGATCGGCATGCTGGTCGCCTTCACGGGCGTCCTGGTGATCGCCCTGGGCGGTGACGGCGGCGGCGTGGTCGACACGCTGGGCATCGTGCTGGGCCTGATCACCGCCGTGCTCTATGCCGCGGGCGTGCTGATGCAGAAGGTCGCGCTGCGCTCGGTGGACGCGGTCACCGCGACCTGGGTCGGCTGCGCCGCAGGCCTGGTCGCCACGCTGCCGTTCGCCCCGCAGGCGGTGGTCGAACTCGCTCACGCCCCCTGCGGTGCGATCGCCGGCGTCGTGTTCCTGGGCATCGGACCCACCGCGATCGCCTTCACCACGTGGGCCTACGCCCTGGCCCGCACCGACGCCGGCCGCATGGCCGCCACGACGCTGTGCGTGCCGGGCATCGCCGTGCTGGTGTCGTGGGTGACGCTCGGCGAGGTGCCGACCGCCCTCGGCCTGCTCGGCGGCGCGCTGTGCCTGGCCGGCGTGGCCATCAGCCGCCGCAAGCCCAAGCCTCAGGTGGTCGAGACACCGGCTGTGCAAGAAGCCTGCGAGACGGCTGCTTAG
- a CDS encoding nitric oxide synthase oxygenase yields the protein MTALATLPALDSVDLDAAEEFLRMFHDAHPEAGPVGARLIEVRTEIANTGTYRHTPQELAYGARVALRDSGWCTSGVPWRRLKVRDLRGLRNATAVAAECVQHLRLATNGGEIRPLVTVFAPDTPSAPGPCIWNEQLVRYAGYRDATGRIMGDPRYADFTEAVTTMGWRPPTQKGRFDHLPLVVETAHEGPQLFTIARDVIQEVPLEHPELSWFVELGLRWHAVPVISNMRLVIGGVTYPAAPFNSWFVGAEIGTRSLADEGAYAVAREVATRLGLDTRTERTLWRDRATVELNRAVLHSFDAAQVTITDHHAEALHRLAWLRSRQRAGGNRPSFRVDAATAQRARQGTPARFADTVSTEPHGGRLAALLRKRLG from the coding sequence GTGACGGCTCTGGCAACCCTCCCTGCCCTCGACTCCGTCGATCTCGACGCCGCCGAGGAGTTTCTCCGCATGTTCCACGACGCGCACCCGGAAGCCGGTCCGGTGGGCGCGCGGCTGATCGAGGTGCGTACCGAGATCGCCAACACCGGGACGTACCGGCACACCCCGCAGGAGCTCGCCTACGGGGCACGCGTCGCACTGCGCGACAGTGGCTGGTGCACCAGCGGCGTGCCCTGGCGCCGGCTCAAGGTGCGCGACCTGCGCGGCCTGCGCAACGCGACCGCCGTCGCCGCCGAATGCGTGCAGCATCTGCGGCTGGCCACCAACGGCGGTGAGATCCGGCCGCTGGTCACGGTGTTCGCGCCGGACACGCCGTCAGCGCCGGGGCCGTGCATCTGGAACGAGCAGCTGGTGCGCTACGCCGGCTACCGGGACGCCACCGGCCGGATCATGGGCGACCCGCGCTACGCCGACTTCACCGAGGCCGTCACGACGATGGGCTGGCGGCCGCCGACCCAGAAGGGCCGCTTCGACCACCTGCCGCTGGTCGTGGAGACCGCGCACGAGGGGCCGCAGCTGTTCACCATCGCGCGGGACGTGATCCAGGAGGTGCCGCTGGAGCATCCCGAGCTGTCGTGGTTCGTGGAGCTGGGGCTGCGCTGGCACGCCGTGCCCGTGATCAGCAACATGCGGCTGGTCATCGGCGGCGTGACCTATCCGGCGGCGCCGTTCAACAGCTGGTTCGTGGGCGCCGAGATCGGCACCAGGAGCCTGGCCGACGAGGGCGCGTACGCCGTGGCCCGGGAGGTCGCCACGCGGCTCGGGTTGGACACCCGCACCGAGCGGACGCTGTGGCGCGATCGGGCGACCGTGGAGCTCAATCGGGCAGTGTTGCATTCGTTCGACGCCGCCCAGGTGACCATCACCGACCACCACGCCGAGGCTCTGCACCGGTTGGCCTGGCTGCGTTCGCGGCAGCGGGCCGGCGGCAACCGGCCCTCGTTCCGGGTCGACGCGGCGACGGCGCAGCGGGCCCGGCAGGGCACTCCGGCGCGGTTCGCCGACACCGTGAGCACCGAGCCGCACGGCGGGCGGCTGGCCGCCCTGCTGCGCAAACGCCTTGGCTGA
- a CDS encoding LysR family transcriptional regulator, which translates to MDIHRLRVLRAVVADGSIRGAATSLGYTPSAISQHITALQRETGLTLVQRTGRSIEPTAAGRTVAAQAARVFERLAELESVVSDLRAGRVGALSVSYFASAGAVWIPPIVATLAREFPGLRLDLRLIELVGADAGPPDVEIFVDGTEPTDLRGYRVRSLLTEPYFAVVPRGSALASRSSVDLADLRDEAWVDNDVARGACRQAVLDACSTVGFSPVFHIETQDYPTAIKFVAEGMGITVIPHLGLGALPASTVAVPIVNPTPQRSISVRVRDAVVDHPAVIRLLDLLNTRIALTTPA; encoded by the coding sequence GTGGACATTCACCGGCTTCGCGTGCTCCGCGCGGTCGTCGCGGACGGCTCGATCCGCGGCGCCGCGACCAGCCTCGGCTACACCCCGTCGGCGATCAGCCAGCACATCACCGCGCTGCAACGGGAAACCGGTCTCACGCTGGTCCAGCGCACCGGCCGCAGCATCGAGCCCACCGCCGCCGGCCGCACCGTCGCCGCCCAGGCCGCCCGCGTCTTCGAACGCCTGGCCGAGCTCGAGTCCGTCGTCTCCGACCTACGCGCCGGCCGCGTCGGCGCGCTGTCCGTCAGCTACTTCGCTTCCGCCGGCGCCGTCTGGATCCCACCCATCGTCGCCACGCTCGCCCGCGAGTTCCCCGGGCTCCGCCTCGACCTGCGCCTCATCGAGCTCGTCGGCGCCGATGCCGGTCCGCCCGACGTCGAGATCTTCGTCGACGGCACCGAACCCACCGACCTGCGGGGTTATCGGGTGCGCTCCCTGCTCACCGAGCCCTACTTCGCCGTCGTGCCACGGGGTTCCGCTTTGGCTAGCCGGTCGTCGGTCGACCTGGCCGACCTTCGCGACGAGGCTTGGGTCGACAACGACGTCGCCCGTGGCGCTTGCCGCCAGGCCGTGCTCGACGCCTGTTCAACCGTCGGTTTCAGCCCCGTCTTCCACATCGAGACCCAGGACTACCCGACCGCGATCAAGTTCGTCGCCGAGGGCATGGGCATCACCGTCATCCCCCATCTCGGCCTCGGCGCCCTCCCGGCATCCACCGTCGCCGTGCCGATCGTCAACCCCACCCCGCAGCGCAGCATTTCGGTCCGCGTCCGCGACGCCGTCGTCGACCACCCCGCCGTGATCAGGCTGCTCGACCTGCTCAACACCCGAATCGCCCTGACAACGCCGGCGTGA
- a CDS encoding inositol-3-phosphate synthase, with amino-acid sequence MSVRVAIVGVGNCAASLVQGVHYYRDAEPGTRVPGLMHVQFGDYHVRDVEFVAAFDVDAKKVGLDLSEAILTSENNTIKIADVPPLGVPVQRGHTLDGLGRYYRETIEESDEDPVDVVKALRDAQVDVLVSYLPVGSEDADRFYAQCALDARVAFVNALPVFIASDPAWAAKFTEAGVPIVGDDIKSQVGATITHRVLAKLFEDRGVLLDRTMQLNVGGNMDFKNMLERDRLESKKISKTQSVTSQVDRDLGARNVHIGPSDYVQWLDDRKWAYVRLEGRAFGDVPLNLEYKLEVWDSPNSAGIIIDAVRAAKIALDRGIGGPILSASSYFMKSPPEQYSDSEARDAVEQFIRGELER; translated from the coding sequence ATGAGTGTGCGGGTGGCCATTGTGGGTGTCGGCAACTGCGCCGCATCCCTGGTTCAGGGGGTGCACTACTACCGGGACGCCGAGCCGGGGACGCGGGTGCCCGGCCTGATGCACGTCCAGTTCGGCGACTACCACGTGCGGGACGTGGAGTTCGTCGCCGCGTTCGACGTGGACGCCAAGAAGGTCGGCCTAGACCTGTCTGAGGCCATCCTGACCAGCGAGAACAACACCATCAAGATCGCCGATGTGCCGCCGCTCGGGGTGCCGGTTCAGCGTGGGCACACCCTCGACGGGCTCGGCCGCTACTACCGCGAGACCATCGAGGAGTCCGACGAGGACCCGGTCGACGTGGTCAAGGCGCTGCGTGACGCCCAGGTCGACGTGCTCGTCTCCTACCTGCCGGTCGGCTCCGAGGACGCCGACCGCTTCTACGCCCAGTGCGCCCTGGACGCTCGCGTGGCGTTCGTCAACGCGCTGCCGGTGTTCATCGCCTCCGACCCCGCCTGGGCCGCGAAGTTCACCGAGGCCGGCGTGCCCATCGTCGGCGACGACATCAAGTCCCAGGTCGGCGCGACCATCACCCACCGGGTGCTGGCCAAGTTGTTCGAGGACCGCGGCGTGCTGCTGGACCGCACCATGCAGCTCAACGTCGGCGGCAACATGGACTTCAAGAACATGCTGGAGCGCGACCGGCTGGAGTCCAAGAAGATCTCCAAGACCCAGTCGGTGACCTCCCAGGTCGACCGCGACCTCGGCGCCCGCAACGTGCACATCGGGCCGTCCGACTACGTCCAGTGGCTCGACGACCGCAAGTGGGCCTACGTGCGCCTTGAGGGCCGCGCGTTCGGCGACGTCCCGCTCAACCTCGAGTACAAGCTCGAGGTCTGGGACTCCCCCAACTCCGCCGGCATCATCATCGACGCCGTCCGCGCCGCCAAGATCGCCCTGGACCGCGGCATCGGCGGCCCCATCCTGTCCGCATCGTCCTACTTCATGAAGTCGCCGCCGGAGCAGTACTCCGACTCCGAGGCCCGCGACGCCGTGGAGCAGTTCATCCGCGGCGAGCTGGAGCGCTAG
- a CDS encoding sensor histidine kinase: MDNGYLGWRVLARRQWPLAAALALLLLFQAVAWRGMDPRMWWLLPGDLIVAVLAVLSPRRPFDAAVAASIAIAGSSLVLHGLGLVQLSGEIVPLAAAMAMSAIVVRQSSRGRAVFGTLALAMAWAITAYLDRQAFAEESLVGGVANVLAILVFTFGLAVGTGLYFRARDRERRQAESASVAAAQQAERLALARELHDVVAHYVTGIVVHSQAAEAIADQNPDAARQVLPIITASGHEALAAMRRLVGTLRGTEGTETSRDNDELTAQIKRTVNQVGGPVRLDVQLSDTVPPELAQSVIRLVQESLTNARKHAAGVSRIDVDVRTADGVVRVRVADDGTGQHSSPVGGSGGFGLVGMRERVELLGGSFNAGPTGGSGWTVVAELPLGG; the protein is encoded by the coding sequence GTGGACAACGGGTACCTCGGCTGGCGGGTGCTGGCCCGCCGGCAGTGGCCGCTGGCCGCGGCGCTCGCCCTGCTGCTGCTGTTCCAGGCGGTGGCCTGGCGCGGCATGGATCCGCGGATGTGGTGGCTGCTGCCCGGGGATCTCATCGTGGCCGTGTTGGCCGTGCTCTCGCCCCGGCGGCCCTTCGACGCCGCGGTGGCCGCGTCGATCGCCATCGCCGGCAGCTCACTGGTGCTGCACGGACTCGGCCTCGTACAGCTCAGCGGCGAGATCGTGCCGCTGGCCGCGGCCATGGCGATGAGCGCGATCGTGGTCCGACAGTCCTCACGTGGCCGCGCCGTGTTCGGCACGCTGGCGCTGGCCATGGCGTGGGCGATCACCGCGTACCTCGACCGGCAGGCGTTCGCCGAGGAATCCCTGGTCGGCGGCGTGGCCAACGTCCTCGCCATCCTGGTCTTCACGTTCGGCCTTGCCGTCGGCACCGGCCTGTACTTCCGGGCCCGTGACCGTGAACGACGGCAGGCCGAGTCCGCCTCGGTCGCCGCGGCTCAGCAGGCCGAGCGGCTGGCCCTGGCCCGTGAGCTGCATGACGTCGTCGCCCACTACGTCACCGGCATCGTCGTGCACTCCCAGGCCGCCGAGGCGATCGCCGACCAGAATCCCGATGCCGCCCGGCAGGTGCTGCCGATCATCACCGCCAGCGGTCACGAGGCGCTGGCCGCCATGCGCCGGCTCGTCGGCACCCTGCGCGGCACCGAGGGCACAGAAACCAGCCGCGACAACGACGAGCTGACCGCACAGATCAAGCGGACCGTCAACCAGGTCGGCGGTCCGGTACGGCTGGACGTGCAGCTTTCCGACACCGTGCCGCCCGAGCTGGCGCAGTCGGTGATCCGGCTCGTGCAGGAGTCGCTGACCAACGCCCGCAAGCACGCCGCCGGCGTCAGCCGGATCGATGTGGACGTGCGCACCGCCGACGGTGTCGTGCGGGTGCGGGTGGCCGACGACGGAACCGGTCAGCACAGCAGTCCGGTCGGCGGGTCCGGCGGCTTCGGGCTCGTCGGCATGCGTGAGCGGGTCGAGTTGCTCGGCGGCAGCTTCAACGCCGGTCCCACCGGGGGCAGCGGCTGGACGGTGGTGGCCGAGCTGCCGTTGGGCGGATGA
- a CDS encoding type 1 glutamine amidotransferase domain-containing protein has protein sequence MRILMPLPDHDFDVTEVAVPWRLLTDAGHQVVFATARAGTRPAADPRLLTGVIFGQLGADPEPKRFYGDLTNDPAFAATVAWEAIEPSEYDGLILAGGHAPGMRQYLASEVLRTKVADFWRLERPVGAICHGVIVLARAGVLEGRRTTCLPKYMERMAYYATAWKLGRYYRTYPAYVEDEVRATGAKFERGPVSTARGTATDDGPAFTVQDGNYVSARWPGDAYLFARRFDQLLTT, from the coding sequence GTGCGGATCCTGATGCCCTTGCCGGATCACGACTTCGACGTCACCGAGGTGGCGGTGCCGTGGCGGCTGCTGACCGACGCCGGTCACCAGGTGGTCTTCGCGACGGCGCGGGCCGGCACGAGACCGGCGGCGGATCCGCGGCTGCTCACGGGGGTGATCTTCGGGCAGCTGGGGGCTGATCCGGAGCCGAAGCGGTTCTACGGGGACCTGACGAACGACCCGGCGTTCGCGGCGACGGTGGCGTGGGAGGCGATCGAGCCGTCGGAGTACGACGGTCTGATCCTGGCCGGCGGCCACGCGCCGGGTATGCGGCAGTACCTGGCCAGCGAGGTGCTGCGGACGAAGGTCGCGGATTTCTGGCGGCTGGAGCGTCCGGTGGGGGCGATCTGCCACGGCGTGATCGTGCTGGCCCGGGCGGGAGTGCTCGAAGGTCGGCGGACGACGTGCCTGCCCAAGTACATGGAGCGCATGGCCTACTACGCGACGGCGTGGAAGCTGGGCCGCTACTACCGCACGTACCCGGCCTACGTGGAGGACGAGGTCCGGGCGACCGGCGCGAAGTTCGAGAGAGGCCCGGTCTCGACGGCCAGAGGCACGGCGACGGACGACGGCCCGGCGTTCACGGTGCAGGACGGCAACTACGTCTCGGCCCGCTGGCCGGGCGACGCCTACCTGTTCGCGCGTCGGTTCGACCAGCTGCTGACGACCTGA